The Sorangiineae bacterium MSr11367 genome window below encodes:
- a CDS encoding FAD-dependent oxidoreductase — MAPALPRAAGEVIRMLSTELDHRSLWQETASGVTCPRLERGLHVDVAIVGAGITGLTAALLLKRMGHRVAVLEAHTVGGENSLHTTAHLTEAVDARYATIEKKFGLTAAQEVAFSGQAALARIRGFVRELNIDCVHRTVPGFLYTEREDGLRDLHLEYEAAARAGVHVDMVRDVPLPFRCAAAVRFPDQAQIHAARYLEGLAHAIPGDGCHIFDGALVREVEEGEPCTLHVASGLDAGAPEQRVTCDRVIFGTSAPPTRFALQTKLAHYRSYAIARVDSGDVPLALFWDTDDPYHYTRIAEIFGKRYLIVGGEDHKTGQKGNAEDCWTRLEEYARVRYGAAPVTHRWSGQILEPVDGLPYIGKIPGKERLSIGVGYSGNGMTFGTLAGMLLAEPESARSKDLLQLYAPSRMTPVASAKDFVTENVDFPAHFLGDRLRAPDARSVEDVERGEGKIVKLGGERLAVYRDDGGALHTFSPVCPHLGCHVAFNNAERSWDCPCHGSRFDTEGRVLHGPATRGLTAKKI, encoded by the coding sequence ATGGCACCCGCGTTGCCCCGTGCGGCCGGGGAGGTGATCAGGATGCTTTCCACGGAGCTAGACCATCGGTCTTTGTGGCAGGAAACGGCGTCGGGCGTAACGTGCCCGCGCCTCGAACGGGGGCTGCACGTCGACGTCGCCATCGTGGGCGCCGGCATCACCGGATTGACCGCCGCGTTGCTGTTGAAACGCATGGGCCATCGGGTCGCGGTGCTGGAGGCTCATACCGTCGGCGGGGAAAATAGCCTTCACACCACCGCGCATCTGACCGAAGCCGTCGATGCGCGCTACGCCACCATCGAGAAGAAATTCGGCCTGACCGCCGCCCAAGAGGTCGCGTTCTCGGGCCAAGCCGCACTCGCGCGCATCCGCGGCTTCGTGCGCGAGCTGAACATCGACTGCGTGCATCGCACCGTGCCAGGCTTTCTCTACACCGAGCGCGAAGACGGCCTTCGCGATCTGCACCTGGAATACGAGGCGGCAGCACGCGCCGGCGTCCACGTCGACATGGTGCGCGACGTGCCCCTGCCATTTCGCTGCGCCGCCGCGGTGAGGTTCCCGGATCAAGCGCAGATCCACGCCGCCCGCTACCTCGAGGGCCTCGCCCACGCGATTCCGGGCGACGGGTGCCACATCTTCGACGGCGCCCTGGTGCGCGAGGTCGAAGAGGGAGAACCGTGTACCTTGCACGTAGCCAGTGGCCTCGATGCGGGGGCCCCCGAGCAGCGCGTGACCTGTGATCGGGTCATCTTCGGAACGAGCGCGCCGCCGACTCGATTCGCCTTGCAGACCAAGTTGGCGCACTATCGTTCGTACGCCATTGCCCGCGTGGATTCGGGCGACGTGCCCCTCGCGCTTTTCTGGGATACGGACGACCCCTATCACTACACGCGCATCGCCGAGATCTTCGGAAAACGCTATTTGATCGTCGGTGGCGAAGACCACAAAACCGGTCAGAAAGGCAATGCCGAGGATTGCTGGACGAGGCTCGAAGAGTACGCGCGCGTCCGTTATGGCGCCGCGCCGGTGACGCATCGTTGGTCCGGCCAGATCCTCGAGCCGGTCGACGGCCTTCCGTACATTGGGAAGATACCCGGCAAGGAACGGCTATCCATCGGCGTCGGCTACAGCGGCAACGGCATGACCTTCGGGACCCTCGCCGGGATGCTCCTGGCCGAGCCGGAATCGGCGCGCTCGAAGGACCTCTTGCAACTGTATGCCCCGTCGCGCATGACGCCGGTGGCCAGCGCCAAGGACTTCGTGACCGAAAATGTGGATTTTCCTGCGCACTTCCTGGGCGACCGTTTGCGCGCGCCCGACGCGCGCTCGGTCGAAGACGTGGAACGCGGCGAGGGCAAGATCGTCAAGCTGGGCGGCGAGCGGCTCGCCGTTTACCGCGACGACGGCGGTGCGCTCCACACCTTCTCACCGGTGTGTCCGCACCTCGGCTGCCACGTGGCCTTCAACAATGCAGAGCGCTCGTGGGACTGCCCGTGCCACGGTTCGCGCTTCGACACCGAGGGCCGTGTGCTGCACGGCCCTGCCACGCGCGGTTTGACCGCGAAGAAAATATAG
- a CDS encoding alpha/beta fold hydrolase codes for MDTSIHGINLHWEERGDGTPWLLLHGYGGSNQDWQHLFDVDELARGRRLVMPDARGHGKSTDPEKAFSFRQCARDVRALLDHLEIERVRAVGVSLGAKTLLHVATQWPELVEAMVLVSPAPYLPEDVRAVTGTPHDDLSFTPPHLATIAARTLIVYGDRDPYYPVEMAVQLYRAIPRSQLWVLPNGEHTPVFGEWRADFERTARAFLG; via the coding sequence ATGGATACATCGATTCATGGCATCAACCTGCATTGGGAAGAGCGTGGGGATGGCACGCCGTGGCTCTTGCTCCACGGGTATGGGGGCTCGAATCAGGATTGGCAGCATCTGTTCGATGTGGACGAGCTGGCGCGGGGGCGGCGGCTGGTCATGCCGGACGCTCGGGGGCACGGGAAATCGACGGATCCCGAGAAGGCGTTCTCGTTCCGGCAGTGCGCGCGTGATGTGCGAGCGCTGCTCGATCATCTCGAGATCGAGCGCGTTCGCGCGGTGGGGGTGAGCCTCGGGGCGAAGACCCTTCTTCACGTGGCCACGCAATGGCCCGAGCTCGTCGAGGCGATGGTCCTCGTGTCACCGGCACCGTATCTGCCGGAAGACGTGCGCGCGGTGACGGGCACACCGCACGACGATTTGAGCTTCACACCGCCGCACCTGGCGACGATTGCGGCGCGCACGTTGATCGTCTACGGGGATCGCGATCCGTATTATCCGGTGGAGATGGCCGTGCAGCTCTATCGAGCCATCCCGCGTTCGCAGCTCTGGGTGCTCCCCAACGGCGAGCACACGCCAGTGTTCGGCGAATGGCGCGCCGACTTCGAGCGCACGGCGCGCGCATTCTTGGGGTGA
- a CDS encoding GH92 family glycosyl hydrolase produces the protein MRGYLAPLLLLFVACSSSDKDESTSSDVAQGQAGALAQNLRASGFGHSNVDRVNPMIGTTGTDPAEYGGMIPSVAPPFAMTRWSVMTRENWVSRLPYHHDDKKIRGFIGTHQPAIWMGDYGYVVGMPGVGEVKVGAEARSLAFTHDDEIATPYTYAVDMTTGGGQTLKAELTGTSRVGFLRFDFPKGPQPHFVLEATRANIIGNVHIDPVKREITGYNPDRQDDKLGPFKAPGFKGYFVARFDAPFESFGTSTGEALHAGENDRTDAAAGAYVRFPAGTRRVQVRMASSLVSVEQARENLDREIPDGRRFESVARATKSAWSEKLDRVDISGATDDELATFYTGMFHALQYPSEASEYGRYYSAYDDKVHEGESYNSYSIWDTFRAENAFLTLFAPERINGMMTSMLHDYQEGGWLPMWKNPTETNIMVGTNADSLIAEVINKGFTGFDLNLAYEAVYKDAMQPPERDTELRYRDREEGTPVEARAGLTWYKEKGWVAADHTAESASRTLDYAYEDWAVAQVAKAVGKEDDAKFFLERSKNYRTIYNAATGFMQARNYDGSWAPGGWTEGNQWVYTFDVMHDVPGLIELEGKEGFTALLDRHFGEGHNNHTNEPSHHIAYLYDYADQAWKTQAQVRAIAESNYFNRPDGLSGNDDCGQMSAWYLLSSIGIYPVNPASGEYAMGSPFFKKVTIRLPGVHRPLVVLSPNNSTTNKYVRAAYLNGKRIEKPFLKHSDIAQGGILYFDMSDTPRPWGGE, from the coding sequence ATGCGAGGATATCTGGCACCGCTCCTACTGCTCTTCGTGGCCTGTAGTTCCAGCGATAAGGACGAATCGACATCGTCCGACGTGGCCCAAGGCCAGGCTGGCGCGCTCGCGCAAAATCTACGCGCCTCGGGATTTGGACATTCGAACGTCGATCGCGTCAATCCGATGATCGGCACGACGGGAACCGATCCTGCCGAATACGGCGGGATGATTCCGAGTGTGGCGCCTCCGTTCGCTATGACGCGCTGGTCGGTCATGACCCGTGAAAACTGGGTAAGCCGGCTTCCCTATCACCATGACGATAAAAAAATCCGCGGGTTCATTGGTACACACCAACCCGCAATTTGGATGGGCGATTACGGGTACGTCGTCGGCATGCCCGGCGTGGGCGAGGTGAAAGTCGGTGCGGAGGCGCGCAGTTTGGCATTCACGCACGACGACGAGATCGCCACGCCGTATACGTATGCGGTCGACATGACCACGGGCGGAGGCCAAACGCTGAAGGCCGAGCTCACCGGAACGTCGCGCGTCGGGTTCCTGCGCTTCGATTTCCCCAAAGGCCCCCAACCGCACTTCGTGCTCGAGGCGACGCGGGCCAACATCATTGGAAATGTGCACATCGATCCGGTGAAGCGGGAGATAACCGGCTATAACCCGGACCGCCAGGACGACAAGCTGGGACCGTTCAAGGCACCTGGCTTCAAAGGGTACTTCGTGGCGCGCTTCGATGCGCCGTTCGAGAGCTTCGGCACCTCCACGGGCGAGGCCCTCCACGCGGGCGAGAACGACCGCACGGACGCTGCGGCGGGCGCTTATGTCCGCTTCCCCGCGGGCACCCGCCGCGTGCAGGTGCGCATGGCGTCGTCCCTCGTCTCGGTGGAGCAGGCGCGCGAGAACCTGGATCGGGAGATCCCCGATGGGCGCCGCTTCGAGTCCGTTGCTAGGGCAACGAAGTCGGCCTGGAGCGAGAAGCTCGATCGGGTGGACATCAGCGGAGCCACCGACGACGAGTTGGCCACGTTCTACACGGGCATGTTCCACGCTCTGCAATATCCGTCGGAGGCGTCGGAGTATGGCCGCTATTACAGCGCATACGACGACAAGGTGCACGAGGGTGAGAGCTACAACAGCTATTCGATCTGGGACACCTTCCGCGCAGAAAATGCGTTTCTCACGTTGTTCGCGCCCGAGCGCATCAACGGGATGATGACGTCGATGCTGCACGACTACCAAGAGGGCGGTTGGCTGCCGATGTGGAAGAACCCCACCGAGACGAACATCATGGTGGGAACGAATGCCGATTCGCTCATTGCCGAGGTGATCAACAAGGGCTTCACCGGCTTCGATCTCAATCTGGCATACGAAGCCGTCTACAAGGACGCGATGCAGCCGCCCGAGCGCGATACGGAATTGCGTTATCGCGATCGGGAGGAAGGGACGCCGGTGGAAGCGCGCGCCGGGCTGACCTGGTACAAGGAAAAAGGCTGGGTCGCCGCGGATCACACGGCCGAATCGGCGTCGCGCACGCTCGATTATGCCTACGAAGATTGGGCGGTGGCCCAAGTGGCCAAAGCCGTCGGCAAGGAAGACGATGCGAAGTTCTTCCTCGAGCGAAGCAAGAACTACCGCACCATCTACAACGCGGCCACGGGCTTCATGCAGGCGCGCAACTACGATGGCTCATGGGCACCCGGCGGGTGGACCGAGGGCAATCAATGGGTCTACACCTTCGACGTGATGCACGACGTTCCGGGCCTCATCGAGCTGGAAGGCAAAGAGGGCTTCACGGCGCTTTTGGATCGGCATTTCGGTGAGGGGCACAACAACCATACGAACGAGCCGAGCCATCACATTGCGTATCTGTACGACTATGCGGATCAAGCGTGGAAGACGCAGGCCCAGGTGCGCGCCATCGCCGAGTCCAATTATTTCAATCGGCCCGATGGTCTGAGCGGCAACGACGACTGCGGGCAAATGTCCGCGTGGTATTTGCTGTCGTCGATTGGCATTTACCCGGTGAATCCCGCATCGGGCGAGTATGCGATGGGCAGCCCCTTCTTCAAGAAGGTGACCATTCGGCTGCCGGGCGTTCACCGTCCGCTGGTGGTGCTGTCGCCCAACAATTCGACCACGAACAAATACGTTCGCGCGGCCTACCTCAATGGTAAGCGCATCGAGAAGCCGTTCTTGAAGCACTCGGACATCGCCCAGGGCGGCATCCTCTATTTCGATATGAGCGACACTCCGCGGCCGTGGGGGGGGGAATAA
- a CDS encoding fused MFS/spermidine synthase: protein MNRPRWMSLGAARFPLQTDSSKSATAGFPLLRFGAALFVSASLLFSIQPVVGKAITPLLGGASAVWITCMLFFQALLLAGYVYAHVVLRWLGARRQALLQLAVVLVPLFFLPIHVDANAVRGWSGGGDPALRLLLLLTVTAGPPFFVLSTSAPLLQGWFASLKTGRDPYVLYAASNAGSVAALTAYPLLVEPLVGLSHQMSYWSYGYCVFILAVAFCAVALFRSAPPDSMPLAAAATDEAVSWKQRLSWFVLAFIPATYLMGVTTHITTDVTPIPLFWVFPLLLYLVTFILVFAKKQWVGLQAMDRPLLFGLTLAAIATLLTASAPMALIHLAAFFIATYVCHGRLAANRPGETHLTDFYLWISIGGVAGGFFNALIAPAIFSHITEYPLALVLAALARPTPKREDEGTRARVLDIAIPLALCAAAVAVFVLLGKDRTSIVFRLALGLLALVNYAGRERPRRFALGLGAILLASAFHTGALGRSLMTERNFFGVLDVTVDPTERFHRIIHGHIVHGLQFIEPARQREPLAYYHRKGPLGDVFDVFGERLKGKSVAVVGLGAGAVAAYAQPDQAWTFYEINPAVVRVAEDRRYFTFLSDAFPDKRNLHIEVGDARLRMEDAADGGYSLIILDAFSSDAIPVHLLTQEAVALYAKKLTPDGLLAFHISNQYLKLNKQMPSLARANGLAIVERVDVTDMDEAEGRSAAAEEYMSSEWVVMSKDPAALDALLARETPRKREWKRLEAKPETAPWSDDYSNILGVFRFSYDLGLH, encoded by the coding sequence ATGAATCGACCCCGGTGGATGTCGCTCGGAGCGGCTCGCTTCCCTTTGCAAACGGATTCATCGAAGTCGGCGACGGCGGGCTTTCCGCTTTTGCGCTTCGGTGCCGCGCTTTTCGTGAGCGCATCCCTCTTGTTCTCCATTCAACCGGTCGTAGGAAAAGCGATTACGCCGCTCCTCGGTGGTGCGTCCGCCGTGTGGATCACGTGCATGCTTTTCTTCCAGGCGCTGCTGCTCGCTGGATATGTGTATGCACACGTCGTTCTGCGATGGCTCGGCGCGAGAAGGCAGGCCCTGCTGCAATTGGCCGTGGTCCTCGTCCCGCTCTTCTTCTTGCCCATCCATGTCGATGCCAACGCCGTGCGCGGGTGGTCGGGCGGCGGCGATCCCGCACTGCGCTTGTTGCTCTTGCTCACGGTGACCGCGGGGCCTCCGTTTTTCGTGCTCTCGACGAGTGCGCCGCTCCTCCAAGGTTGGTTTGCGTCGCTGAAAACGGGGCGGGATCCGTATGTTCTCTACGCGGCCAGCAACGCGGGCAGCGTGGCCGCACTCACGGCGTATCCGCTCTTGGTCGAGCCGCTGGTCGGTTTGTCCCATCAAATGTCGTATTGGAGCTACGGATACTGCGTTTTCATTCTCGCCGTGGCCTTTTGCGCCGTGGCGCTGTTTCGCTCGGCGCCGCCGGATTCGATGCCCCTCGCCGCGGCGGCGACAGACGAGGCCGTGAGCTGGAAACAGCGGCTTTCGTGGTTCGTTCTCGCGTTCATTCCGGCGACGTATTTGATGGGTGTGACGACGCACATCACCACCGATGTGACGCCCATTCCGCTCTTTTGGGTTTTCCCGCTTCTTTTGTATTTAGTGACGTTCATTCTCGTTTTCGCCAAGAAGCAATGGGTCGGGCTCCAAGCCATGGATCGCCCACTCCTCTTCGGGCTGACGTTGGCCGCGATTGCCACGTTGCTCACGGCGTCGGCGCCGATGGCCCTGATTCATTTGGCGGCGTTCTTCATTGCGACCTACGTGTGCCACGGGCGGCTCGCGGCCAATCGGCCGGGGGAAACGCATCTCACCGATTTCTATCTTTGGATATCCATCGGCGGTGTGGCCGGAGGCTTCTTCAATGCCTTGATCGCGCCGGCGATTTTCTCGCACATCACGGAGTACCCGCTGGCCCTGGTGCTGGCCGCCCTCGCCCGCCCCACGCCAAAACGCGAAGACGAGGGCACGCGGGCCAGGGTGCTCGATATCGCGATTCCGCTGGCCTTGTGTGCGGCCGCGGTGGCCGTGTTCGTCCTCCTGGGGAAGGATCGCACGTCGATCGTCTTCCGGCTCGCGCTCGGGTTGCTGGCCTTGGTCAACTATGCCGGGCGGGAACGCCCGCGGCGGTTTGCGCTCGGCCTTGGCGCCATTCTGTTGGCCAGCGCCTTTCATACCGGGGCGTTGGGGCGATCGCTCATGACCGAGCGCAACTTCTTCGGTGTGCTCGATGTGACCGTGGACCCGACGGAGCGCTTCCATCGCATCATCCATGGACACATCGTTCACGGTCTGCAGTTCATCGAGCCAGCGCGGCAGCGTGAACCGCTGGCGTATTACCATCGCAAAGGACCGCTCGGCGACGTGTTCGACGTGTTCGGCGAGCGCCTAAAGGGCAAATCCGTGGCGGTGGTCGGGCTAGGCGCGGGGGCCGTGGCCGCGTATGCCCAACCGGATCAGGCGTGGACCTTTTACGAGATCAACCCGGCGGTGGTGCGCGTGGCCGAGGATAGGCGGTACTTCACCTTCCTTTCCGATGCGTTCCCCGACAAGCGCAACCTGCACATCGAGGTGGGCGATGCGCGGCTGAGGATGGAGGATGCGGCGGATGGCGGCTATTCGCTGATCATCCTGGATGCGTTCAGCTCCGATGCCATCCCGGTGCACCTTCTGACCCAGGAGGCAGTGGCGCTTTATGCGAAAAAGCTCACGCCCGATGGGCTCCTGGCGTTCCACATTTCGAATCAGTATTTGAAGTTGAACAAGCAGATGCCCAGCTTGGCGCGCGCCAACGGGTTGGCCATCGTGGAGCGGGTCGATGTGACCGATATGGACGAAGCCGAAGGACGGAGCGCCGCCGCCGAGGAATACATGTCCTCGGAGTGGGTCGTGATGTCCAAAGATCCCGCCGCCTTGGATGCGCTGCTGGCGCGAGAGACGCCACGGAAGCGGGAATGGAAGAGGCTCGAGGCCAAACCCGAAACTGCACCGTGGAGCGATGACTATTCCAATATCCTCGGAGTTTTCAGGTTCTCCTACGACTTGGGGCTTCACTAA
- a CDS encoding GNAT family N-acetyltransferase yields the protein MSHPSVVFRRARREDVPAIVALLEDDAITLSRYRADDAPADYEQAFDAIDRDPRNWLVVAEEAGAIVGTLQITYIPSLSRRASERALIESVRVRSDLRSRGLGRQMMEWAIERAKERGCRLVQLTTDKRRTDAHRFYAKLGFESSHEGMKLRIST from the coding sequence ATGAGCCACCCCTCCGTCGTATTTCGTCGTGCCCGGCGCGAAGACGTGCCGGCCATCGTTGCGCTTCTGGAAGATGATGCCATCACGCTCTCACGCTACCGAGCCGACGACGCGCCGGCCGACTACGAGCAAGCCTTCGATGCGATCGATCGCGATCCGCGCAACTGGCTCGTGGTGGCCGAGGAGGCCGGGGCCATCGTCGGGACATTGCAGATTACATACATTCCGTCCCTGAGCCGCCGCGCAAGCGAGCGCGCACTGATCGAGAGTGTGCGCGTCCGCAGCGATCTGCGCAGCCGCGGTCTCGGACGGCAGATGATGGAGTGGGCCATCGAACGCGCCAAGGAGCGCGGCTGTCGCTTGGTGCAATTGACCACCGACAAGCGACGCACCGACGCGCACCGCTTTTACGCGAAGCTGGGCTTCGAGAGCTCGCACGAAGGGATGAAACTTCGCATCTCTACCTAG
- a CDS encoding molybdopterin-dependent oxidoreductase, with amino-acid sequence MADTRLHTCMLCEAVCGVAVSIEDGRVLSIRGDDDDPFSRGHICPKAAAIGDVSGDPDRIREPMRRVGDRWETISWDAALSEAAERLAAVQKEHGRSSVGLYLGNPNVHSYGATLGAIYFGKALGTRSRFSATSVDQLPQMLAALEMFGHQLAFSVPDVDRTDHMLILGANPLASNGSLMTAPGIKKRLEAIRARGGRFIVIDPRRTETAQIANEHHFIRPGSDAFLLLGILHTIFAESLERTWRQGQPVEGWDDLRRIAAAFPPERVAARTGIAAETIRTLARDFAKAESAVCYGRIGVCTQEFGGLAAWLVVALNAVTGNLDRVGGAMFTTPAVDIVSLGSKLGQTGHFGVWKSRVRGLPEFGGELPAITMAEEMETPGKGQIRALVTVAGNPVLSTPNGARLDGALSKLDYMVSVDIYRNETTRHANLILPTTFGLERDHYDVALYGLAVHNAARYVEAAITPPPGVRSDWDVLFGLALALHAKGGGKRDRKFNLMMRGLKALGPKRVLDLLLRIGPHRLSLAKLKKAPHGIDLGPLEPRLSHVMRGRPVKLAPRLFLDDIPRLEAALERPEPTSLVLIGRRHLRSNNSWMHNSLRLVKGKDGCTLFMHPDDAKPRGLKTGDRVVAGSQRGRVETTVEVTDAISRGVVSLPHGWGHGRRGTALSVASRHAGVSINDLTDEAEFDTLSGTASLSGVPVTVERAAQAELGTAVPAE; translated from the coding sequence ATGGCCGACACACGACTCCATACGTGCATGCTCTGCGAGGCTGTCTGCGGCGTGGCGGTGAGCATCGAGGACGGACGCGTCCTCTCCATCCGCGGCGACGATGACGACCCCTTCAGCCGCGGCCACATCTGTCCCAAGGCGGCCGCCATCGGTGACGTCTCCGGCGATCCCGATCGCATCCGCGAGCCCATGCGACGCGTCGGCGACCGCTGGGAGACCATCTCGTGGGACGCCGCGCTTTCCGAAGCCGCCGAGCGCCTGGCCGCCGTGCAAAAGGAGCACGGACGCAGCTCCGTCGGGCTCTACCTCGGCAACCCCAACGTGCACAGCTATGGGGCCACCTTGGGGGCCATCTACTTTGGCAAAGCGCTCGGCACGCGTTCGCGCTTTTCGGCCACGTCGGTCGATCAACTGCCGCAGATGCTCGCGGCGCTGGAGATGTTCGGCCATCAGCTCGCGTTCTCCGTTCCCGACGTCGACCGCACCGATCACATGTTGATCCTCGGCGCCAATCCGCTCGCCTCCAACGGCAGCCTCATGACGGCGCCGGGCATCAAGAAGCGCCTCGAGGCCATCCGCGCCCGCGGGGGTCGCTTCATCGTCATCGATCCGCGCCGCACGGAGACCGCGCAGATCGCCAACGAGCACCACTTCATTCGCCCCGGCAGCGACGCGTTCCTGCTTCTCGGCATTCTGCATACGATCTTCGCCGAGTCGCTCGAGCGCACCTGGCGCCAAGGGCAGCCCGTAGAAGGTTGGGACGACCTTCGCCGCATCGCCGCGGCGTTTCCGCCCGAGCGCGTGGCCGCACGCACCGGCATCGCCGCGGAGACCATCCGCACGCTCGCGCGCGACTTCGCCAAGGCCGAGAGCGCCGTGTGCTATGGCCGCATCGGCGTGTGCACGCAGGAGTTCGGCGGACTTGCCGCGTGGCTCGTGGTCGCACTCAACGCCGTCACCGGCAACCTCGATCGCGTGGGCGGGGCGATGTTCACCACGCCCGCGGTCGACATCGTCTCCCTCGGCAGCAAGCTCGGACAGACGGGCCACTTCGGCGTCTGGAAAAGCCGCGTGCGCGGCCTCCCCGAGTTTGGCGGCGAGCTCCCCGCGATCACCATGGCCGAGGAGATGGAGACCCCAGGCAAGGGCCAGATCCGCGCGTTGGTCACCGTCGCGGGCAACCCCGTGCTGTCCACGCCCAACGGCGCACGCTTGGATGGCGCGCTCTCGAAGCTCGACTACATGGTGTCCGTCGACATCTACCGCAACGAGACGACGCGCCATGCGAACCTGATCCTCCCCACGACGTTCGGCCTGGAACGCGATCACTACGACGTCGCACTTTATGGCCTCGCCGTGCACAATGCCGCGCGCTACGTGGAGGCCGCGATCACGCCGCCGCCGGGTGTGCGCTCGGACTGGGACGTGCTCTTCGGTCTGGCGTTGGCCCTCCATGCGAAGGGCGGCGGCAAGCGCGATCGCAAGTTCAACCTGATGATGCGTGGCCTGAAAGCACTGGGCCCGAAGCGCGTGCTCGACCTGCTCCTGCGCATCGGCCCGCACCGCCTCTCGCTGGCCAAGTTGAAGAAGGCGCCGCACGGCATCGACCTCGGGCCGCTCGAGCCGCGTCTCTCGCACGTGATGCGCGGTCGCCCCGTGAAGCTCGCGCCCCGCCTTTTCCTCGACGACATCCCGCGCCTCGAGGCCGCGCTCGAGCGGCCGGAGCCCACGAGCCTCGTGCTCATCGGCCGTCGGCACCTTCGCAGCAACAATTCGTGGATGCACAACAGCCTTCGCCTGGTGAAGGGCAAAGACGGGTGCACCCTCTTCATGCACCCCGACGACGCGAAGCCGCGAGGCTTGAAGACCGGCGATCGCGTCGTAGCTGGCTCGCAGCGCGGACGCGTGGAGACCACCGTCGAAGTCACCGACGCGATCTCACGCGGCGTCGTGAGCCTCCCCCACGGCTGGGGCCATGGCCGCCGCGGTACCGCGTTGAGCGTGGCCAGCCGCCACGCCGGCGTGAGCATCAACGATCTGACCGACGAAGCCGAGTTCGACACGCTCTCCGGTACGGCAAGCCTGAGCGGCGTCCCCGTCACCGTCGAACGCGCCGCCCAAGCCGAATTGGGCACCGCCGTCCCCGCGGAGTGA
- a CDS encoding CPBP family intramembrane metalloprotease has protein sequence MDTIAAVNRQPGALWRFLQFPLTRLVLAAVSIALVIALAQLLGGPLPRPVVHLLSAAAATAVYIANVRAIERRELVEFRLDGAGRETAMGLLIGAALFSVTMAILCIGGAWTLTGVNSVGAMGYPLVSALAAGVSEEILFRGVFFRIVEESLGSWIALALSAILFGLVHAPNPGATTVSTVAIALEAGILLAAGYMCTRRLWLVMALHMAWNFTEGGIFGTSVSGTEAHGLLAIEFHGPDLLTGGAFGPEASLVAVAVCMVAGATFLARAHRTNRIVRPFWRRS, from the coding sequence ATGGACACGATCGCGGCCGTCAATCGTCAACCAGGCGCACTCTGGCGCTTCCTGCAGTTCCCGTTGACGCGGCTCGTCCTCGCCGCGGTGAGCATTGCGCTGGTCATTGCCCTTGCGCAGTTGCTCGGGGGGCCGCTGCCACGCCCCGTCGTGCACCTGCTTTCCGCGGCTGCGGCCACGGCGGTCTACATCGCCAACGTGCGCGCGATCGAACGGCGCGAACTCGTTGAATTTCGCCTCGATGGGGCAGGGCGCGAAACCGCGATGGGTCTGCTCATCGGGGCCGCATTGTTCAGTGTCACCATGGCCATCTTGTGCATCGGCGGGGCATGGACGCTCACCGGCGTGAATTCCGTCGGGGCCATGGGCTACCCCCTGGTGAGTGCGCTCGCGGCGGGCGTATCCGAGGAAATCCTCTTTCGCGGCGTCTTCTTTCGCATCGTCGAAGAAAGCTTGGGAAGCTGGATCGCGCTGGCGCTGTCGGCGATCCTCTTCGGACTCGTGCACGCGCCCAACCCCGGTGCAACCACGGTCAGCACGGTGGCCATCGCGCTCGAGGCGGGCATCTTGCTGGCTGCGGGCTACATGTGCACACGCCGTCTCTGGCTGGTCATGGCCCTGCACATGGCTTGGAACTTCACGGAGGGCGGCATCTTCGGAACGAGCGTCTCGGGCACGGAGGCCCATGGCCTGCTCGCCATCGAATTCCACGGCCCCGATCTTCTCACCGGCGGCGCGTTCGGTCCCGAAGCCTCGCTCGTGGCCGTCGCCGTTTGCATGGTTGCAGGCGCAACCTTTCTCGCGCGAGCCCATCGGACGAATCGCATCGTGCGGCCCTTTTGGCGGCGCAGCTGA